Genomic window (Pyrus communis chromosome 13, drPyrComm1.1, whole genome shotgun sequence):
ggttctaaaaacattttcatcaaaaacgtttttagtcGTTTTGAAAGCACTTTGGATTGCAAAAGCACTTTTTAGTGCCTACTAGAGAAGCATCTACCTCGGGTTCTTTAGGCATTTTAGGAAGCACTTGTTCACAAGTGCTAATACTTAAAAGTGATTCATGAAATGAAAGAAGTATATAAAAAGTGCTTCTTCAAAAAGTGCTTTTATGATCCAAGGGTACTTTTCCACCCTAAGTCGTTTTGGGAAAAATGGGCCTAATAGCATATGTCAAGGTCCAACAAAAGCTCTCTCTCTAGTCCGTAGTTGTGTAAAGCAATTTTGGGGTTCGGATTCGACCCGTTTTCGGAAACGGAAGTATTGTCAGTGggtctctactctctctctctctcgctcacCTGAAACCTAAAACGTAGATTTGGACACAGAAAAGGAGAAGGCGAAGAAGATGGTGAAGGTCGCGACCTACTTCGCTATGACTTTGGGAGCTTTCGTGTTCTGGCAGTCCATGGATAAAGTCCACGTCTGGATCGCCCTGCATCAGGACGAAAAGGTACTAGCAAATCTCTTTTCGATTGGTCGTATTGGGTTGTTTTTGTTCAAGACTTCGATTGAATTTCAGCTCCACAAGCTCACAATTTAGATGGGTTCTCATTGAATTGTTCAATTGGTCCTGAAAAATCTTATCTTTTGGAAATTGGCATGAAATTTGGGGGTTAGGTTTACGGGGAATGCAATGTTTGGTTACTGGGAATTGGGGACTTAATTGAATTTGGAAATTCTCTTTGATTGTTGTTATGATGCTACATTTGTGCGATCAAAGTGACACGCCTGTGTAGAATTCAACCTTTCATAAGTTATATTCGTTTCGTATCGTGGGGTTTCATATTTGGAGATCGTTTGTGATAAATGCAATGTAGTTGTTATACTCAATTCGTATCCGAGGGAAGCATAAATGCAATGCTTGGTTACTGGAAATTGGGGATGTAATTCGACTTGGCGTTTCACCCGTAATCATTGTTATTATGCTATATTTATGTGATCAGTCAAACTGCTGTGTAGAATTAAACCTTGTTTCATAAGCTATAGTCGTTTCTTACCATGGGATTTCCTATTTGGAGTTCttcttccatgttgaacagttGTGTTGTGATTTCCTAATGTGTTGCGTATTTTCATTTCTAGTTGTGTTACTTCTCTTTCGTTTGCCTGTGGTAGCTACCGGGTCCATATTACATTCCCTTAATTTCGGTAGAAATCAGAAACTAGTAAAACCCAGGAACTAGTATTTTCGTACTGAACTACATGTTTAAAGGATAGCAAGAAGCTCGGTTCAGAATCTGATTTGAAGTCGTGGTCGTTGGTAGTTAGCATTGGCTGCTTATAAATGTGCCTTTTTAGTCACCCTTCTCCGTGTATAAGCCGTTATGTTTTGTTATTGATACTGCTAACCATTTCCAAGTTTGGAATGATATTGATTGGGGTGTCGTTAATGTGGCAGCAAGAAAGACTCGAAAGGGAAATGGAGATTAAGAGGGTTAGAGAAGAGCTGCTGCAGCAGCAAGCCAAACAAAGGGAGACTCAAGCATGAGCGACTCAGATTTATCTTCTTGTACCTTCGTATTCCGTTGTTTCCTCTACTTCTGATTTTGTCCGAGCATTGCTCTGTTGAACACAATCACAATTCTGGAATAATTTAACTTGGCATTCACAGAATAGCTAAGTTCTGTCTTATCGATGACTTTACATAAGCTTTTGAAAATCATGTTGTGTTTTCGGTTGTTTACTTACACTTTGTTGCGCAGTCAGGAATGCATTATCTGAACATTGTTCATATATACCTTCATGGATAAATCTGTCACTTGCCAAAGCATTATCGTCATCAATGATTGTAGCAACTTATATTGCATCTCTTCTGCCGACTTGGTTAACATGCGAACACCATATTCACTTCACATGTCTAACGGCATGAACTTCTTGGGCCATACTCATCGTGCTGTCATGTCATCGGGATTTTGAGCGGTTAGATTTAAGATGAGTTGCCGTTCTGGTGGTGATGCATAGATGACATGACCTATCCAAGCAGGTCATCAACAAGCTATTGTGCAGTTTCCATGTAACTGATAGAAGTGAATCATATAGCCAGCAGCTTTTGGCTTCTGCTGCCAACAGCTTTTGGCTTCTGCTGCTAACAGCTTTTGGAATATTGTTCATCACAAAGATTTTTCTTTTCCCACTTAATCGACTTATATTTTCGTTTTCCTATTAGTTTACGAAAGGCACTAAAATTGAAGATGTACTTAAAATTCTACTTTATCTCTTGTGACTCAAGCTACCTGAGTTTTAGATTTTCATTCGGAAGAGTACAC
Coding sequences:
- the LOC137713450 gene encoding uncharacterized protein is translated as MVKVATYFAMTLGAFVFWQSMDKVHVWIALHQDEKQERLEREMEIKRVREELLQQQAKQRETQA